The Deinococcus wulumuqiensis R12 genome has a window encoding:
- the lepB gene encoding signal peptidase I, translating to MRRVSEPLPPSPLREFWRTWVLGALLPVYLLTTFVGTLARVDGESMEPNLHGRELLLLLKYPRWLHTWGLTGEYLQRGDVVIFKAPADSPYAFETLYGVRHRPYNIKRVIGLPGDVIAFRDGELWRNGVKVAESYASAEGYVNDEGPLTVPPGKLWVMGDNRRTGSSLDSRSYGPVDLRDVAGPVNWRLWPDPAPLARRS from the coding sequence ATGCGCCGCGTGTCCGAGCCTCTGCCGCCTTCTCCCCTGCGCGAGTTCTGGCGAACCTGGGTGCTGGGCGCCCTGCTGCCCGTCTACCTGCTGACCACCTTCGTCGGCACGCTGGCGCGGGTGGACGGCGAGAGCATGGAGCCGAATCTGCACGGCCGCGAGCTGCTGCTGCTGCTCAAGTACCCGCGCTGGCTGCACACCTGGGGGCTGACCGGCGAGTACCTCCAGCGCGGCGACGTGGTGATTTTCAAGGCACCCGCCGACAGTCCCTACGCGTTCGAAACGCTCTACGGCGTACGCCACCGCCCCTACAACATCAAGCGGGTGATCGGGCTGCCGGGCGACGTCATCGCCTTTCGTGACGGCGAGCTGTGGCGCAACGGCGTGAAGGTGGCCGAAAGCTACGCCAGCGCGGAAGGGTACGTGAACGACGAGGGACCGCTCACCGTGCCGCCCGGCAAACTCTGGGTGATGGGCGACAACCGCCGCACCGGGTCCAGCCTCGACTCGCGCAGCTACGGCCCGGTGGACCTGCGCGACGTGGCGGGGCCGGTAAACTGGCGACTGTGGCCCGACCCGGCACCCCTGGCCCGACGTTCCTGA
- a CDS encoding sugar efflux transporter — MPAPTRPAPTDTPADTSIAGTLPQIARLPHALGLTLAVLLLGLATSLAGPFMSLFAVQQVGMSPLQLGIFLTLNALSAVVISTRLGRWADRRSDRKPLVLLTLAAGVLAYLALSGVRSVYGVMATGVLLLAVSSAAFPQVFAFARSGFAGAPGDLPEKAVTVLRAVFSFAWVVGPGVGAAVLSRWSFSGVFLLAAACYALAALPLLFVRPAAPALPTSAAPQDDAAPSPLAQQWTAPPMGWIVAAFVLYGMAMHMGMVMFSLFVTETLRGTEGQVGFLVGLCALLEIPVMLLFVLSRRLPSVEWLIKASLLLFVLHFGLIYLAQGMPLLIVTQAIRAAVLAVMAGLGMTYFQQLMPGRFSAATTLYSNTSVIGSMLSGIVAGAWAQLFGYRPVFVLCAALSLAAWGMMLWATRRRRPAPAA, encoded by the coding sequence ATGCCTGCCCCGACCCGCCCTGCTCCCACCGACACGCCTGCCGACACTTCCATCGCAGGGACGCTGCCGCAGATTGCCCGGCTGCCGCACGCGCTGGGGCTGACGCTCGCGGTGCTGCTGCTGGGGCTGGCGACCTCGCTCGCCGGGCCGTTCATGTCCCTGTTCGCGGTGCAGCAGGTGGGCATGAGTCCGCTGCAACTGGGGATTTTTCTGACGCTCAACGCCCTGAGCGCGGTGGTGATCAGCACCCGGCTGGGGCGCTGGGCCGACCGCCGCAGCGACCGCAAACCGCTGGTGCTGCTCACGCTGGCGGCGGGCGTGCTGGCTTACCTCGCCCTGAGCGGAGTGCGCTCGGTGTACGGCGTGATGGCGACCGGAGTGCTGCTGCTGGCGGTCAGTTCGGCGGCCTTTCCGCAGGTGTTCGCCTTCGCCCGCTCGGGCTTCGCCGGGGCGCCGGGCGACCTGCCGGAAAAGGCGGTCACGGTGCTGCGGGCGGTGTTTTCCTTCGCGTGGGTGGTGGGGCCGGGCGTGGGGGCCGCCGTGCTGAGCCGCTGGTCGTTCAGCGGGGTCTTTCTGCTGGCGGCGGCCTGTTACGCCCTGGCCGCGCTGCCGCTGCTGTTCGTCCGGCCAGCGGCGCCTGCCCTGCCGACTTCCGCTGCGCCGCAGGACGACGCCGCACCCTCACCGCTGGCCCAGCAATGGACCGCGCCGCCGATGGGGTGGATCGTCGCCGCGTTCGTGCTCTACGGCATGGCGATGCACATGGGCATGGTGATGTTCTCGCTTTTCGTGACCGAAACGCTCAGGGGCACCGAGGGGCAGGTGGGCTTTCTGGTCGGGCTGTGTGCGCTGCTGGAAATTCCGGTGATGCTGCTCTTTGTTCTCTCCAGGCGGCTCCCGAGTGTGGAATGGCTCATTAAAGCCAGCCTGCTGCTGTTCGTGCTGCACTTCGGGCTGATCTATCTGGCGCAGGGGATGCCGCTGCTGATCGTCACGCAGGCGATTCGCGCCGCCGTACTCGCAGTGATGGCGGGGCTGGGCATGACCTACTTCCAACAGTTGATGCCGGGGCGCTTCAGTGCGGCCACCACGCTGTATTCCAACACGTCGGTCATCGGCTCCATGCTCTCGGGCATCGTGGCGGGGGCGTGGGCACAACTGTTCGGCTACCGCCCGGTGTTCGTGCTGTGCGCGGCCCTGAGCCTCGCCGCCTGGGGCATGATGCTGTGGGCCACCCGCCGCCGCCGCCCGGCGCCCGCCGCTTGA
- the truB gene encoding tRNA pseudouridine(55) synthase TruB has product MPVIAADKPLHLTSHDVVNRARRALGTKRVGHTGTLDPLATGVVVLCVDDSTKLVQFMEHDTKEYLAWVSLGAGTPTLDAEGPVEAQGRWQRAEGEELQRTLQQFVGPQKQIPPQYSAIQVGGQRAYAVARAGGQLDLPARDVEIHALELLGVYHRVQDAPRTFDPQSWTPAAEGLTFPLPEPLGEYPTLLLRAHVGSGTYLRSLARDLGAALGVPAHLSGLVRTRAGRYSLRDAVSLDDLAGAPVTPDLDALDFPRIEADERLARELRQGKRPAHPQRGRAVVTLHGALVAVVDGDGEQLRVVRAWA; this is encoded by the coding sequence ATGCCTGTAATCGCCGCCGACAAGCCGCTGCACCTGACCTCGCACGACGTGGTGAACCGGGCGCGGCGGGCGCTGGGGACCAAGCGGGTCGGCCACACCGGAACCCTGGACCCACTGGCGACCGGCGTGGTCGTGCTGTGCGTAGACGACTCCACCAAACTGGTGCAGTTCATGGAGCACGACACCAAGGAGTACCTCGCCTGGGTCAGCCTCGGCGCGGGCACCCCGACCCTGGACGCCGAAGGGCCGGTGGAGGCGCAGGGCAGATGGCAGAGGGCAGAGGGCGAGGAGCTTCAGCGAACGCTTCAGCAATTCGTCGGTCCGCAAAAGCAGATTCCGCCGCAGTACAGCGCGATTCAGGTGGGCGGGCAGCGGGCCTACGCGGTGGCGCGGGCCGGGGGGCAACTCGACCTTCCGGCCCGGGACGTGGAGATTCACGCGCTGGAGTTGCTGGGCGTCTATCACCGCGTGCAAGACGCGCCGCGCACCTTCGACCCGCAAAGCTGGACCCCGGCGGCAGAAGGCCTGACGTTTCCCCTACCGGAGCCGCTGGGCGAATACCCCACCCTGCTGCTGCGGGCGCACGTCGGCAGCGGCACCTACCTGCGCTCGCTCGCCCGCGACCTGGGGGCGGCGCTGGGCGTGCCCGCGCACCTCAGCGGGCTGGTCCGCACCCGCGCCGGGCGCTACAGCCTGCGGGACGCGGTCAGCCTGGACGACCTCGCCGGGGCGCCCGTGACCCCTGACCTGGACGCGCTGGACTTTCCACGCATCGAGGCCGACGAGCGCCTCGCCCGCGAATTGCGGCAGGGCAAACGGCCCGCGCACCCGCAGCGGGGCCGGGCGGTGGTGACCCTGCACGGCGCCCTGGTCGCGGTGGTGGACGGCGACGGCGAGCAGTTGCGGGTGGTCCGGGCCTGGGCGTGA
- a CDS encoding MFS transporter, translating to MQSSFNVWRSRTFGALKFPDYRRYWFSQLLSLIGSWMQATAQQYLVLELSGNSSAALAQVTIAQFLPSLLLSLFAGAVVDRVSRRRVLLTTQLVLMATAIALAVTTHQGSVTVPLVMALAFVSGVANAFDMPARQTMVVDFVPREQVSNAVALNSLSFNVSRTIGQALFGAVAALGVSLLAGGHPDSVARLALPFYLNVASFLVVLFVIATLPFPPVQERGTRSMVDDVREGLRYVRTHPGVRNVMLLVGALSLTVINFNVIIPYYARVVFGAREATFGLLSAAFGIGAMIGALWQASKPNPVRNLRLGAGILLVSTVLLSLTPSVPLAVPVLAACGFGMLTLLISANSTVQLSIPDLLRGRVMSLYSFVLVGMGPPGAALSSALISREGPLGPRWGLVALTAVAALAVALLWSRLPRELPSQEEVQAEAVAG from the coding sequence GTGCAAAGCAGCTTCAACGTCTGGCGCTCACGGACTTTCGGAGCACTGAAGTTTCCCGACTATCGCCGTTACTGGTTTTCTCAACTTCTTTCCCTGATCGGCTCGTGGATGCAGGCCACCGCGCAGCAGTACCTCGTGCTGGAGCTGTCGGGCAACAGCAGCGCGGCACTGGCGCAGGTCACCATCGCGCAGTTCTTGCCCAGTCTGCTGCTCTCGCTGTTCGCCGGGGCGGTGGTGGACCGGGTGTCACGGCGGCGGGTGCTGCTGACCACGCAGCTCGTGCTGATGGCGACGGCCATCGCGCTGGCGGTGACCACCCACCAGGGCAGCGTGACCGTGCCGCTGGTCATGGCGCTCGCCTTCGTGTCGGGGGTCGCCAACGCCTTCGACATGCCCGCCCGGCAGACGATGGTGGTGGATTTCGTGCCGCGTGAGCAGGTGTCCAACGCGGTGGCGCTCAACAGCCTGTCGTTCAACGTGAGCCGCACCATCGGGCAGGCGCTGTTCGGGGCGGTGGCGGCCCTCGGCGTGTCTCTGCTGGCCGGGGGCCACCCCGACAGCGTGGCGCGGCTGGCGCTGCCGTTTTACCTTAACGTGGCCTCCTTTCTGGTGGTGCTGTTCGTCATCGCCACCCTGCCGTTTCCCCCGGTGCAGGAGCGCGGCACGCGCAGCATGGTGGACGACGTGCGCGAGGGCCTGCGCTACGTCCGCACCCACCCCGGCGTGCGCAACGTGATGCTGCTGGTGGGGGCGCTGAGCCTGACGGTCATCAACTTCAACGTGATTATTCCCTACTACGCCCGCGTGGTGTTCGGCGCCCGCGAAGCGACGTTCGGGCTGCTGTCGGCGGCGTTCGGCATCGGGGCCATGATCGGGGCGCTGTGGCAGGCGAGCAAGCCCAACCCGGTGCGCAACCTGCGGCTGGGGGCAGGCATCCTGCTGGTCAGCACGGTGCTGCTGAGCCTGACGCCCAGCGTGCCCCTCGCCGTGCCGGTGCTGGCGGCCTGCGGCTTCGGGATGCTGACGCTGCTCATCAGCGCCAACTCGACGGTGCAGCTCAGCATTCCCGACCTGCTGCGCGGACGGGTGATGAGCCTGTATTCCTTCGTGCTGGTCGGCATGGGTCCCCCCGGAGCCGCGCTGTCGAGTGCGCTGATCAGCCGCGAAGGACCGCTCGGCCCGCGCTGGGGGCTGGTCGCGCTGACGGCGGTGGCGGCGCTGGCCGTCGCGCTGCTGTGGTCGCGCCTGCCGCGTGAACTGCCGAGTCAGGAGGAAGTGCAGGCCGAAGCCGTGGCCGGTTAG
- a CDS encoding LysM peptidoglycan-binding domain-containing protein — MRLPLFASLLTTLILSGEVKAQTAQAPQPEVPQTLTVQRGDTAYSIARRSGLTVDLLMAYNNLSSPDIEVGQVLRLRPPTHTAQRGDTIYGLSRMYGVTVDALLAANTLPRDTKLEVGQVLQLPLGPAGAAPVVAAAPVTAPVTAPVTAPLPSPSAVGLPSLATVAAQAEGGASSGAAWYQNAMALLGTPYVLGGTSRRGIDCSGFVLQVMTPLGVKLPRRSIDQARAGVAVDEQDLRPGDLLFFDTLGGGKVSHVGIYLGNDTFINANSYRRKVVVDKFRGDKYWSARYLGARRVMMDAVATY, encoded by the coding sequence ATGCGCCTTCCCCTGTTCGCCTCGCTCCTGACCACCCTGATCCTGAGTGGGGAGGTGAAAGCGCAGACGGCGCAGGCGCCCCAGCCCGAGGTTCCCCAGACCTTGACCGTGCAGCGCGGCGACACCGCCTACTCCATCGCCCGGCGCAGCGGCCTGACGGTGGACCTCCTGATGGCGTACAACAACCTCTCCTCGCCCGATATCGAGGTGGGTCAGGTGCTGCGTCTGCGTCCCCCCACCCACACCGCCCAGCGCGGTGACACCATCTACGGGCTTTCGCGCATGTACGGCGTGACCGTGGACGCGCTGCTGGCGGCCAACACCCTGCCCCGCGACACCAAGCTGGAAGTCGGGCAGGTGCTTCAGCTTCCGCTGGGGCCTGCTGGCGCCGCTCCGGTGGTGGCGGCTGCGCCCGTAACTGCCCCCGTGACCGCACCCGTAACTGCGCCGCTGCCCTCGCCGAGCGCGGTGGGCCTGCCCTCGCTGGCGACGGTGGCGGCCCAGGCCGAGGGGGGCGCGAGCAGCGGCGCGGCGTGGTACCAGAACGCCATGGCGCTGCTCGGCACGCCCTACGTGCTCGGCGGCACCTCGCGCCGGGGCATCGACTGCAGCGGGTTCGTGTTGCAGGTCATGACCCCGCTGGGCGTCAAGCTGCCGCGCCGCAGCATTGATCAGGCCCGCGCTGGCGTGGCGGTGGACGAGCAGGACCTGCGCCCCGGCGACCTGCTGTTTTTCGACACGCTGGGCGGGGGCAAGGTCTCACACGTCGGCATCTACCTCGGCAACGACACGTTCATCAACGCCAACAGCTACCGGCGCAAGGTCGTGGTGGACAAGTTCAGGGGCGACAAGTACTGGAGCGCCCGTTACCTCGGCGCCCGCCGCGTGATGATGGACGCGGTGGCGACCTACTGA
- a CDS encoding MFS transporter small subunit has product MTQHQTQPQSRPRPTSPALIALSWLTVALPLAWGVWETLVKVAQLFQ; this is encoded by the coding sequence ATGACCCAGCACCAGACCCAGCCACAGTCCCGGCCCCGCCCCACCTCGCCTGCCCTGATCGCCCTGAGCTGGCTGACCGTGGCCCTCCCCCTCGCCTGGGGCGTATGGGAAACACTCGTCAAGGTGGCGCAGCTTTTTCAGTGA
- a CDS encoding L-lactate MFS transporter, with protein sequence MGFLDREHSVASPGHSRWLIPPAALAVHLSIGQIYGYSVFNKPLSRLISGDLSAETGAAGDWTLVQVGLIFSVALFFLGASSALFGKWVEREGPRKTMFVSALLFCSGFLVAALGVRMHNLPLLILGNGVLGGIGLGLGYISPVSTLMKWFPDRPGLATGMAIMGFGGGALVGSPLGTALMNRFAADGTLGVSSTFVAMAAIYFAFMMFGAFLIRVPREGWTPEGWTPPAPSTSGMVSQHSVLVDQAFRTPQFWLLFAVLFLNVTAGIGVLGQASVMVQEMFSDKVLGAGQGVTAAAAAGFVGLLSIFNMAGRFIWSSTSDKIGRKPTYMIFFALGTVLYLLVPLFGNLANLPLFIVATCIIMSMYGGGFATIPAYLRDLFGTANVGAIHGRLLLAWSAAAIVGPTLLNGFRDRQIAAGVPAAQAYSTVMYIMAGLLVLGFLANLLVRPVASRYWAQTPQENRA encoded by the coding sequence ATGGGTTTTTTGGACCGTGAGCACTCCGTCGCTTCGCCGGGGCACAGCCGCTGGCTGATTCCGCCCGCCGCGCTGGCCGTTCACCTGAGCATCGGGCAGATCTACGGCTACTCGGTGTTCAACAAGCCGCTCAGCCGCCTGATCAGCGGGGACCTGAGCGCCGAAACCGGGGCGGCGGGCGACTGGACGCTGGTGCAGGTCGGGCTGATTTTCAGCGTGGCGCTGTTTTTCCTGGGGGCGTCCTCGGCGCTGTTCGGCAAGTGGGTGGAGCGCGAGGGACCGCGCAAGACCATGTTCGTCTCGGCGCTGCTGTTTTGCAGCGGCTTTCTGGTGGCGGCGCTGGGCGTGCGGATGCACAATCTGCCGCTGCTGATTCTGGGCAACGGGGTGCTTGGCGGCATCGGGCTGGGGCTGGGGTACATCAGCCCGGTCAGCACCCTGATGAAGTGGTTCCCCGACCGCCCCGGCCTCGCCACCGGCATGGCCATCATGGGCTTCGGCGGCGGAGCGCTCGTCGGCAGTCCGCTGGGCACCGCGCTGATGAACCGCTTTGCCGCAGACGGCACCCTGGGGGTGAGCAGCACCTTCGTGGCGATGGCCGCCATCTACTTCGCGTTCATGATGTTCGGGGCCTTCCTGATCCGGGTGCCGCGTGAAGGCTGGACCCCCGAAGGCTGGACGCCGCCCGCGCCGAGCACCTCGGGCATGGTGTCGCAGCACAGCGTGCTGGTCGATCAGGCATTCAGGACGCCGCAGTTCTGGCTGCTCTTCGCCGTGCTGTTTCTCAACGTGACCGCTGGCATCGGCGTGCTGGGGCAGGCGAGCGTGATGGTGCAGGAGATGTTCTCCGACAAGGTGCTGGGCGCGGGCCAGGGCGTGACGGCGGCGGCGGCGGCGGGCTTCGTCGGGCTGCTGAGCATCTTCAACATGGCCGGGCGCTTCATCTGGTCGAGCACTTCGGACAAAATCGGGCGCAAACCGACCTACATGATCTTTTTCGCGCTGGGCACCGTGCTGTACCTGCTGGTGCCGCTGTTCGGCAACCTCGCCAACCTGCCGCTGTTCATCGTGGCGACCTGCATCATCATGAGCATGTACGGCGGCGGCTTCGCCACCATTCCCGCGTACCTGCGCGACCTGTTCGGCACCGCCAACGTGGGCGCCATTCACGGACGGCTGCTGCTCGCCTGGAGCGCGGCGGCGATTGTCGGCCCCACGCTGCTCAACGGCTTTCGTGACCGCCAGATCGCGGCGGGCGTCCCCGCGGCGCAGGCCTACAGCACCGTGATGTACATCATGGCCGGGCTGCTGGTGCTGGGCTTTCTCGCCAACCTGCTGGTCCGGCCCGTCGCCAGCCGCTACTGGGCACAGACCCCACAGGAGAACCGCGCATGA
- a CDS encoding formate dehydrogenase accessory sulfurtransferase FdhD: MTKPKKSPTSANLPGAPANACLTVPAQRLGTGGRSAVHDALAAEEPLELRLHTPADPLPLAVLMRTPGHDRELIGGWLLSEGLLPAELSLSPDDENPNVWHLHTPEWERLAAGARLGVSSSACGVCGTGSIERLAVRAGPLPVSGPPLPWPLLAGLPQQLQAAQPLFRDTGGVHAAGLFTAAGELLAAFEDVGRHNATDKVLGWALRQRLDRSALVLCVSSRAGFEIVQKAVMAGVPVVVAVGAASSLAVDTAQAFGLTLCAFVRQGRVTVYSGAERLELPDALP; this comes from the coding sequence GTGACGAAACCGAAGAAGTCCCCAACCAGCGCGAACTTGCCCGGGGCGCCCGCTAACGCCTGCCTGACCGTCCCCGCCCAGCGCCTCGGGACGGGGGGCCGGTCGGCGGTCCATGACGCCCTGGCCGCCGAGGAACCCCTCGAACTGCGGCTGCACACCCCGGCGGACCCGCTGCCCCTCGCCGTGCTGATGCGGACGCCGGGGCACGACCGCGAGTTGATCGGGGGCTGGCTGCTTTCCGAGGGTCTGCTGCCGGCGGAGCTGAGCCTTAGCCCCGACGACGAAAACCCCAACGTCTGGCACCTGCACACGCCGGAGTGGGAGCGCCTCGCGGCAGGTGCCCGGCTGGGCGTGTCCTCCAGCGCCTGCGGGGTGTGCGGCACCGGCAGCATCGAGCGGCTGGCAGTGCGGGCCGGGCCTTTGCCGGTCTCCGGCCCTCCCCTGCCCTGGCCCCTGCTGGCTGGACTGCCCCAGCAGTTGCAGGCGGCGCAGCCCCTGTTCCGCGACACGGGCGGCGTTCACGCCGCTGGCCTGTTCACGGCGGCGGGCGAGTTGCTGGCCGCCTTCGAGGACGTGGGCCGCCACAACGCCACCGACAAGGTGCTGGGGTGGGCGCTGAGGCAGCGGCTTGACCGCTCGGCCCTGGTGCTGTGCGTGAGCAGCCGGGCGGGGTTCGAAATCGTGCAGAAGGCGGTCATGGCCGGGGTGCCGGTGGTGGTCGCGGTGGGCGCCGCGAGCAGCCTCGCCGTGGACACCGCGCAGGCGTTCGGGCTGACGCTGTGCGCCTTCGTGCGGCAGGGGCGAGTGACGGTCTACAGCGGGGCCGAGCGGCTGGAGCTGCCCGATGCGCTTCCCTGA
- a CDS encoding DUF1641 domain-containing protein, whose translation MAKAIDFTPRPKSPEEQLRASVQDSAPALDDTLLLLRELHQHGVLDLLLKLVRGGEGLTATTLKLLSSDSGSAMLRNVLEVGKTLERLDSNELRVLGHALTTGLNEGARNAAAGKTLGVGELLALTRDRDVQVALGALTGILRGFGRALREARDETEEVPNQRELARGAR comes from the coding sequence ATGGCAAAAGCAATCGACTTTACTCCCCGCCCCAAGTCCCCCGAGGAGCAGCTCCGGGCCAGCGTGCAGGACTCGGCCCCAGCACTGGACGACACCCTGCTGCTGCTGCGCGAACTGCACCAGCACGGCGTGCTGGACCTGCTGCTCAAGCTGGTGCGCGGCGGCGAGGGCCTGACGGCGACCACCCTGAAACTGCTGAGCAGCGACAGCGGCTCGGCCATGCTGCGCAACGTGCTGGAAGTCGGCAAGACGCTCGAGCGCCTCGACAGCAACGAGCTGCGGGTGCTGGGACACGCCCTGACCACCGGCCTGAACGAGGGCGCCCGGAACGCGGCGGCGGGCAAGACGCTGGGCGTCGGTGAGCTGCTGGCCCTGACCCGTGACCGCGACGTGCAGGTCGCTCTCGGCGCCCTGACCGGCATCCTGCGCGGGTTTGGCCGGGCGCTGCGCGAAGCGCGTGACGAAACCGAAGAAGTCCCCAACCAGCGCGAACTTGCCCGGGGCGCCCGCTAA